GCTCATGCACTTCGGGACCAACGACGTGTGGAGCAACCGGTCGACCGCGACGATCCTGGCCGCGTACGGCAAGTTGGTCGACCAGATGCGCGCGAACAACGCGAGCATGAAGGTGATCGTCGCCAAGATCATCCCGATGGCGGCGAGCGCCTGCGGCGAGTGCCCACAGCGGGTGGTCGACCTGAACGCGGCGATCCCGGGCTGGGCGGCGGGCAAGTCCACCGCGCAGTCGCCGATCACCGTGGTCGACCAGTGGGCCGGGTTCGCCACCGGGACCGACACCTACGACGGTGTGCACCCGAACGCGTCCGGTGATCGCAAGATCGCGAACAAGTGGTTCCCGGCCGTGGTGTCCGCGCTCAACGGCACCACGCCCACGTCCACCACGACGAGCACCACGACGTCGACAAGCACCACCACCACTACAACGAGGACGACCAGCACGAGTTCGCCGCCGGTGGAATGCGGCGTCTCGCTCAGGATCGTCAACCAGTGGCCGGGCGGGTTCTCGGGGGAGATCGAGATCCGCAACGGCAACGCGACCGCGACCAAGGGCTGGCGGGTCCAGTTCGACCTGCGGGCCGGCATGGCCGTGACCCAGGGGTGGAACGGCACGTTCAGCCAGAGCGGTTCCACCGTGACGGTGTCCAACGCGTCCTGGAACGGCGCCATCCAGCCGCTGACCTCGATCAAGGTCGGGTTCAACGGCTCGGGTGACGCCACCGGTTGGGTTCCGCCGAGGCCCCTCTGCTCGCTGACCTGACGGGTTCTCGCGGTTGTGCCCCGCATCCGGGGCACAACCGCGAGTGACTCAGGTCACACTTGAACGTGTAGGGAAGTCCGGAACGGCTCCGTCCACAGGTTGAAAGCGCCAAGATGGGCGCGACGAAGACCTAGGAGTCCGACATGGCGAAGTTCCTGCTCCTGATGAACTACGGCCCGGCCGCCAACTGCGACGTCCCGATGGACCAGTGGCCGCACGAGGACATCGCCGCGCACATCCAGTTCCAGAACGACCTGGGCAGCGAGCTGACCGGGAACGGCGAGCTGGTCGACGCGCAGGGCCTGGCGAGCCCCGAGCTGGCCAAGACGGTGACGTTCACCGGCTCCGGCGCGCCGGTCGTCACCGACGGCCCGTTCCCGGAGTCCAAGGAGCTGCTGGCCGGCTACTGGATGGTCGACACCACGCTGGAGCGCGCGCTGGAGATCGCGGCGAAGGCGTCGGCCGCGCCCGGTCCCAACGGCGTTCCGATGGGCATCCCGATCGAGGTGCGGGAGCTGATGTCGGCGCCCGCTTCGCCCGACCTGTGACCCACGCGGTACCTGTGGGCAAGACCGTCGAGGACCTGCTGCGCGAGTGCGCGCCGCAGGTCGTCGGCGTGATCGCACGTCGGTTCGGCGACTTCGCGTCGGCCGAGGACGCCGTGCAGGAGGCGTTGCTGGCGGCGGCGCGGCACTGGCCGGTGGACGGCGTGCCGGACAACCCGCGCGGCTGGCTCGTGCAGACGGCGGCGCGGAAGATGACCGACCTGATCCGCAGCGAGGTGGCGCGGCGACGGCGTGAGGACGAGGTGTTCCACGCACCGTCGCCCGGTGACGCGGTGGACCGGGACGACACGCTGGTGGTGCTGTTCCTGTGCTGCCACCCGGAGTTGACGCCCGCGTCGGCGATCGCGCTGACGTTGCGCGCGGTGGGCGGCCTGGCCACGGCGGAGATCGCGAACGCGTTCCTGGTGCCCGAGGCGACCATGACGCAGCGGATCACCCGGGCCAAGCAGAAGCTGCGCGGCGCGGGTTT
This is a stretch of genomic DNA from Saccharothrix ecbatanensis. It encodes these proteins:
- a CDS encoding cellulose binding domain-containing protein, with the protein product MSRKAAVTTLLAALATLVGLLVAAPGQAVEAAAPTRIMALGDSITGSPGCWRALLDRDLRNAGHTDIDFVGTRTGDGCGFAYDGENEGHGGALVTAVADQNQLVGWLGATNPNVVLMHFGTNDVWSNRSTATILAAYGKLVDQMRANNASMKVIVAKIIPMAASACGECPQRVVDLNAAIPGWAAGKSTAQSPITVVDQWAGFATGTDTYDGVHPNASGDRKIANKWFPAVVSALNGTTPTSTTTSTTTSTSTTTTTTRTTSTSSPPVECGVSLRIVNQWPGGFSGEIEIRNGNATATKGWRVQFDLRAGMAVTQGWNGTFSQSGSTVTVSNASWNGAIQPLTSIKVGFNGSGDATGWVPPRPLCSLT
- a CDS encoding YciI family protein; this encodes MAKFLLLMNYGPAANCDVPMDQWPHEDIAAHIQFQNDLGSELTGNGELVDAQGLASPELAKTVTFTGSGAPVVTDGPFPESKELLAGYWMVDTTLERALEIAAKASAAPGPNGVPMGIPIEVRELMSAPASPDL